A single region of the Jatrophihabitans sp. GAS493 genome encodes:
- a CDS encoding DoxX family protein produces the protein MALVRKLARPLLASVFVVGGIDAIRHPAGKAPSAEKVTGRLVSQLPGVTSTEQLVRLDGVAKVVGGIALGTGTFPRLASLVLVGSMVPTTVAGHAFWDEQDPSKRAAQRLQFIKNGAILGGLLLAAVDTEGKPSIGWRARRTARELRRSAKSAGAAIGETTHSFGLSAQQLGQTAQQLGQSAQQLGQSAQQRLPI, from the coding sequence ATGGCCCTCGTCCGAAAGCTCGCCCGCCCGCTGCTCGCCTCCGTATTCGTCGTCGGAGGGATCGACGCTATTCGCCACCCCGCGGGGAAGGCCCCGAGCGCGGAGAAGGTGACCGGACGGCTGGTCAGCCAGCTACCCGGCGTCACCTCGACCGAGCAACTGGTGCGCCTGGACGGAGTGGCGAAGGTAGTCGGTGGGATCGCCCTGGGCACCGGAACCTTCCCGCGATTGGCTTCATTGGTGCTGGTCGGCAGCATGGTGCCGACCACGGTGGCTGGACACGCGTTCTGGGATGAGCAGGACCCGTCCAAGCGCGCGGCCCAGCGGCTTCAGTTCATCAAGAACGGGGCGATCCTCGGTGGCCTGCTGCTGGCCGCGGTCGACACCGAGGGGAAGCCCTCGATCGGTTGGCGGGCCCGCCGCACGGCCCGCGAGCTCCGGCGTAGCGCAAAGTCAGCCGGCGCGGCGATCGGTGAGACCACGCACTCCTTCGGCCTATCGGCCCAGCAGCTCGGCCAGACGGCTCAGCAGCTTGGGCAGTCGGCCCAGCAGCTCGGCCAGTCAGCTCAGCAGCGCCTGCCGATCTAG
- a CDS encoding VWA domain-containing protein has product MAGRHSASGGTGDSPQPARRARPAREARSARPRRRVLTGVVVALLVAGTASYFAFKPGDDATTAGQAAATKTPCTGNLNVPVVVSAELLPAVQALANKWTASKPSVDGACAQAAVTVQDPSSVVSELASAAAPTVWLPDSTTWSSKLTAVRPSLVTQVGSAGTSPLVVAAAAGSSAALGSEAAAGWKGVLSGSVPISIADPRTSGAGALITTTAASQAGTEPGAQAQVVGLFMRMQTAPLTSPTDGFASFKANPSTARSFVTSEQQVYAANQQAGTVLAKAIYPAGPAVLLDYPILTVASTNPSPSGAAGAAAFAKTLTSAAARLQFAQLGLRDEQAAPLAGAATLLGVESPVVEAAPAPPEQLQALSGRLWQAALKPSHMLSVIDVSGSMNDPAVPGGSSKIVIASKATQVATSVVPPSWTVGLWVFSTKAPPANPWTELVPLGIVGRNRPQLLAADRALPQQTGGNTALYATVLAAFADSSRHYDPKAVNVVALLTDGSNVDPNSSITLADVLATLKTQYNPAKPVRIVTIGFGHDADTAALKKISDATGGQSYQVNDPSQIGGVLLDAIVANNT; this is encoded by the coding sequence ATGGCAGGACGGCACAGTGCTTCAGGTGGGACGGGCGACTCGCCCCAGCCTGCTCGGCGGGCGCGGCCGGCCCGGGAAGCCAGGTCCGCGCGCCCCCGCCGCCGAGTGCTGACCGGCGTCGTCGTCGCCCTCCTGGTTGCCGGCACAGCCAGTTACTTCGCCTTCAAACCCGGCGACGACGCCACCACCGCCGGTCAGGCCGCGGCGACGAAGACACCCTGCACCGGCAATCTCAACGTGCCGGTGGTAGTCAGCGCCGAGCTCCTGCCGGCCGTGCAGGCATTGGCCAACAAATGGACGGCCAGCAAGCCGTCCGTCGACGGAGCCTGCGCGCAGGCCGCGGTCACCGTTCAGGACCCATCGTCGGTGGTCTCGGAACTGGCCTCAGCCGCGGCACCCACCGTCTGGCTTCCCGATTCGACCACGTGGAGCAGCAAGCTCACCGCCGTCCGCCCATCGCTGGTGACGCAGGTCGGCTCGGCCGGGACCTCGCCGCTCGTCGTCGCGGCGGCGGCGGGCAGCAGCGCCGCGCTCGGCAGCGAGGCCGCAGCCGGATGGAAGGGAGTTCTCTCCGGGAGCGTGCCGATCTCGATCGCCGATCCACGCACCTCCGGCGCCGGCGCGCTCATCACGACCACGGCGGCGTCGCAGGCCGGCACCGAGCCGGGAGCGCAAGCGCAGGTCGTCGGTCTCTTCATGCGCATGCAGACCGCTCCGCTCACCTCGCCCACCGACGGGTTCGCCAGCTTCAAGGCCAACCCGTCCACGGCCCGCTCGTTCGTGACCAGCGAGCAGCAGGTCTACGCCGCCAACCAGCAGGCCGGGACGGTGCTGGCCAAGGCGATCTACCCGGCCGGCCCGGCGGTGCTGCTGGACTATCCGATCCTCACCGTCGCCTCCACGAACCCGTCCCCGAGCGGCGCCGCCGGCGCGGCGGCCTTCGCCAAGACACTCACCTCCGCCGCCGCTCGGCTCCAGTTCGCCCAACTCGGCCTGCGGGACGAGCAGGCCGCGCCGCTGGCCGGGGCGGCCACGCTCCTCGGGGTCGAGTCGCCGGTCGTCGAGGCGGCGCCGGCCCCACCGGAGCAGCTGCAGGCCCTCTCCGGCCGGCTCTGGCAGGCCGCGCTGAAACCGTCGCACATGCTCTCGGTGATCGACGTCTCCGGTTCGATGAATGATCCGGCGGTCCCGGGCGGCAGCTCGAAGATCGTCATCGCCTCCAAGGCCACCCAGGTCGCCACCAGCGTGGTGCCGCCGAGTTGGACCGTCGGCCTCTGGGTCTTCTCCACCAAGGCTCCCCCGGCCAATCCCTGGACCGAACTCGTCCCGCTCGGCATCGTCGGCCGGAATCGGCCGCAGCTGCTGGCGGCGGACCGCGCCCTCCCGCAGCAGACCGGCGGGAACACGGCACTCTATGCGACGGTGCTGGCCGCCTTCGCCGACAGCAGCCGCCACTACGATCCGAAAGCGGTCAATGTCGTCGCACTCTTGACCGACGGCTCCAATGTCGACCCGAACAGCAGCATCACGCTGGCCGACGTACTGGCTACGCTGAAGACGCAGTACAACCCGGCAAAGCCGGTTCGCATCGTGACGATCGGCTTCGGCCATGATGCGGACACCGCCGCCCTGAAGAAGATCTCAGACGCGACGGGTGGGCAGTCATATCAGGTGAACGACCCGTCGCAGATCGGCGGAGTGCTCCTCGATGCAATCGTCGCCAACAACACCTGA
- a CDS encoding ABC transporter ATP-binding protein, with protein sequence MTNAAERSEAIRTVALCKNYGHRPALIDMDLRVGVGEVFGFLGPNGAGKSTTIRVLLDLLRPTSGDVTMLGLRPRQDGPALRRRIGYLPGEFVIYGRQSVREALTGLARLRGGVAPQRIAELAERFDLDLSRTFRELSKGNRQKVGLLQAFMHDPELLILDEPTDGLDPLLRQRFVELVNEVRADGRTVFLSSHILSEVQATADRVGMIRGGRLVATDSVESLRERAVRSVEIQFEEEVDAAEFGRLPNVLAVSVTVEGEVWVLRCQLAGGADGLVKAAARHPVRTLRVDEPDLEDVFVTLYREADDGDR encoded by the coding sequence GTGACAAACGCCGCCGAACGATCCGAGGCGATCCGGACGGTCGCCCTCTGCAAGAACTACGGCCACCGGCCGGCCCTGATCGATATGGATCTGCGGGTCGGGGTCGGTGAGGTCTTCGGGTTTCTCGGACCCAACGGCGCTGGAAAATCCACCACGATCCGGGTGCTCCTCGACCTGCTCCGCCCCACCTCGGGCGACGTGACGATGCTCGGGCTGCGTCCGCGGCAGGACGGTCCGGCGCTGCGCCGGCGGATCGGCTACCTTCCCGGCGAATTCGTCATCTACGGCCGCCAGAGCGTGCGCGAAGCCCTCACCGGCCTGGCCCGGCTGCGCGGCGGTGTCGCCCCGCAGCGCATCGCCGAGCTGGCCGAACGCTTCGATCTCGACCTGAGCCGAACCTTTCGCGAGCTATCAAAGGGAAATCGCCAGAAGGTCGGCCTGCTGCAGGCGTTCATGCATGATCCGGAGCTGCTCATCCTGGACGAGCCGACGGACGGGCTGGACCCCTTGCTGCGGCAGCGCTTCGTCGAGTTGGTCAACGAGGTCCGGGCCGACGGCCGGACGGTCTTCCTCTCCTCCCACATCCTCTCCGAGGTGCAGGCCACCGCAGATCGCGTCGGCATGATCCGGGGTGGGCGCCTGGTGGCGACGGACTCGGTGGAGTCGCTGCGGGAGCGCGCGGTGCGAAGCGTCGAGATCCAGTTCGAGGAAGAGGTCGACGCTGCCGAGTTCGGGCGGCTGCCGAACGTCCTTGCTGTCTCGGTGACCGTTGAGGGCGAGGTCTGGGTGCTGCGCTGCCAGCTCGCCGGCGGGGCCGACGGGCTGGTCAAGGCCGCGGCCCGCCACCCGGTGCGCACGCTAAGGGTGGATGAGCCGGACCTCGAGGACGTCTTCGTGACGCTGTACCGGGAGGCCGACGATGGCGACCGCTGA
- a CDS encoding DUF3533 domain-containing protein yields the protein MPRQHDSDDATPDENGPLAAQQGFLSELWDAISPRTVALVVGVLALQLGFILSYVGAFHAPRPHSIPVAIVAPASTSAQLVAKLNAIDGSPIKVDAVASEAIARQKILDTSRSGALIVDPTGKQDRLLIASGGGTSVASAVEQVVQQAEASQQRTVAVEDVVPLQSGDGRGLTGFYLVIGWIVGGYLVAALLGVSKGARPATPRRALIRLLAVVPYAIASGFGGALIVDQVLGALTGHFVALWWLGALIVYASAAVTMALQVLFGVLGIGITVLVFVVLGNPSAGGAYQPSLLPPFWRAMSFLLPNGAGTDTVRRIVYFAGVGIGWHLLVIAAYAIGGTAVALIGSRAHQRRALAGDREAGLLV from the coding sequence ATGCCCCGCCAGCACGACTCCGACGACGCCACGCCCGATGAGAACGGCCCCCTAGCCGCCCAGCAGGGCTTCCTCAGCGAACTCTGGGACGCCATCTCCCCCCGGACGGTGGCCCTGGTCGTCGGGGTCCTGGCCCTGCAGTTGGGGTTCATCCTCTCCTACGTGGGGGCCTTCCACGCGCCGAGGCCGCACAGCATACCGGTGGCGATCGTCGCCCCGGCCTCGACCTCGGCGCAACTGGTCGCGAAGCTCAACGCCATCGACGGCAGCCCGATCAAGGTCGACGCGGTAGCCAGCGAGGCGATCGCTCGGCAGAAGATCCTCGACACCTCCCGCTCCGGGGCGCTGATCGTCGACCCGACCGGTAAGCAGGACCGCCTCCTCATCGCCTCCGGTGGCGGCACGTCGGTCGCTTCGGCCGTCGAGCAGGTCGTGCAGCAGGCTGAGGCCAGCCAGCAGCGCACCGTCGCCGTGGAGGACGTCGTTCCGCTGCAGTCCGGAGACGGGCGGGGACTCACCGGCTTCTACCTGGTGATCGGCTGGATCGTCGGTGGCTATCTGGTCGCGGCCCTGCTCGGCGTCTCGAAGGGCGCCCGGCCGGCAACCCCCCGGCGGGCCCTCATCCGGCTGCTGGCCGTAGTGCCGTACGCCATCGCCTCCGGATTCGGCGGCGCCCTCATCGTCGATCAGGTACTGGGCGCGCTCACCGGACACTTCGTCGCGCTCTGGTGGCTCGGCGCCCTCATCGTCTACGCCAGCGCGGCGGTCACCATGGCGCTCCAGGTGCTCTTCGGAGTGCTCGGTATCGGCATCACCGTTCTCGTCTTCGTGGTGCTCGGTAACCCCAGTGCCGGTGGCGCGTACCAGCCATCCCTGCTGCCTCCGTTCTGGCGGGCGATGAGCTTCCTGCTCCCGAACGGTGCCGGCACCGACACCGTTCGCCGGATCGTCTACTTCGCCGGGGTGGGGATCGGCTGGCATCTGTTGGTGATCGCCGCCTACGCGATCGGCGGAACGGCCGTGGCACTGATTGGCTCACGGGCACATCAGCGCCGCGCCCTGGCCGGCGACCGCGAGGCCGGGCTGCTCGTGTAG